The genomic segment accgtccttattcccttccttcctgccttcctcccccccaaaaaaaaaaaaaaaaaaatgggtgtcTTTCTAGCCCTCTtttaatggtgagaaactgaAGCTAACAGTGCCTGACCTCCTGATTTTgctaacttttctgtattttgtaggTGGTGTCGGGTTTGACATCAACTGTGGTGTCCGCTTGCTCAGAACCAATTTAGACGAAAGTGATGTCCAGCCTGTGAAGGAGCAACTTGCCCAAGCTATGTTTGACCACATTCCTGTTGGGGTAGGATCAAAAGGTGTCATCCCAATGAATGCCAAGTAAGAGCACACATTTCCAGTAAATGGAATGGGAGAGATAGTAACCACATGACCTTCAGCTTCCTTTCCAGTGCAGTACACTTGAGACGTGAGGACTGTTCAGTTACTTTTCAGGAAGTAGTAAGAACTGTTTTTTCAGCAGGAGGCTCAGTGCATTTTTTGGAGACATTATTCAACTGATGTTCTAACAGCCTTTGACAGAgtagtatttataataaaatcatatcCACCAATGTTTCTCAAGCACTTTCTATGTGTAAGGCACTGAACATTGATTGTATCATTTCATCTAGACAATAACCCTATTATTTTCCCTAacttacaagaaagaaaactgaggtttaaagAGGTAATAAGCTTAGTGCCAGGCGTGGTTGGGTTtacagaatcccagcactttgggaggccaaggcaggaggattgcttgagtccgggagtaaAAGAtgaacctaggcaacatagtgagaccttgtctcttaaaaaaaaaaattagctgggcatgtggcttgcacctgtagtcccacctactcaggaggctgaagtggtaggACCCCTTgcaagtccaggagttcaaggctgcagtgtgttgCGATGTCagtactgcaccccagcctgggcaacagagtgaccctgtctccatttttttttttaatcttagtaGGTGATATCAGTATTCAAACCAAAGATTCTTTGACTTCAGAAACTATATTCCAAATCCCACTGCCTTTTGTCATTAGCCTATTTAACCACAACCTTCCTTTTTGAATGATAGCAAGATGTATCATTCAAAAGATTGGTAAGTAGAGAATTAAATATAATGCTATAGTGTATCTCTCAGATGGCCATAGACTTTACCGTGTCATAGCTTATGCAAAGCAGTGTACCCTAAATTTTGCAGAGTACTTCAGTAGCAGAATAGTGTGCTAGGTATGTTTCTTTGATATTTTGCTTTATCCTTCAAATTTATGTGAATTTTGCATTCGAATCAAATGTGTACGTAAtaggaaaaacatgtttttagcTGTTAACAGCTGTAACGTAACAgctaaaaacatgtttttcctaTTATGTACACATTTGATTCAAATGCAAAATTCACATAAATTTGAAGGATAAAGCAAACTCCTCccaaccaaaacacacacacacacacacacacacgaagtaAAATCGATATACTTGAAAGATACTTGGTCTGTGATTTCGCGTGATCCCTGACATGTAGCCCCAATTTGAAAAGCATACTTGGAACACACAAATAAATTTCAAACATCTTTGCAAACGTTTTACATAGGAATTTTGTCCAAATAATACTGAAATGAGGCTACTCTGGGCACAGTGCCTATGGGGTAGCCCAGGTCTGCAAGGagcagtaaaaaataataaaaaaaaaatattgaaatgggCTGTCATCTGGGGTAGTGGGGAGAGAACACTGAGAAGTGTAGTTTTTCCTGCCAGTGTTTTAGAAGACAGCTGGACCTTGGATGAAGATTAAAGTTTGTTCCCACTAAGGGTTTAATGTACCTCAGCTTCAAAATGGAGGTGCAGTAAGTCTCAACTTTTGTGATGATGTTAATAGAGCTTAAAATTTAAcctgtgttggccaggcgcagtggctcacacctgtaatcctggcactgtgagaggccgaggtgggtggaacatgaagtcaggagatcgagaccatcctgacttaacatggtgaaaccctgtctctactaaaaatacaaaaaattagccaggtggcgtgcacctgtagacccagctagtcaggaggctgaggcaggagaatcgcttgaacctgggaggcagaggttgtagtgagccaagatcgtgctaccatactccagcctgggcaacagagagagattcagtctcaaaaaaaaaaatgttatcctGTGTTGTTTGAGGAATTCTAGATGCCTTCATTTATTTGAGCATAATTCTTTATAAATGGTTAATCAAGTTGTGTAGCTGGTTGAATTAGTGATAGAGAGTGATAGCTGATTAAGGTTACAAagttttgggtcttttttttttttttgcctgcttaATCACTGCCTCATGGAATTCTGGATCAGAGAGGCAAACTGAATATAAAAAAGACTGGAAATTAACAAAGAGCCGTGTAAGTGTCAAGTAAACTATAATCATGTCTAATAAGgtatttactattttatattgCAATTATTTATGTGACTGCATTCCTCAAAACTAGTTACTGAGAGCTTAAACTTTGTATCTGACTCAAGGAACACCGGAGATAGTAAATGTCCAGTTTTCCTCTGCCCTTTAAAGATGTGGTCATCCTTAGGTTTTGATCTGCCTTTGCTGTGAAATGACTAGCACCTTTTATACTCACCCAGAGACTTGGAGGAGGCCTTGGAGATGGGGGTGGACTGGTCCTTAAGAGAAGGGTATGCCTGGGCTGAAGACAAAGAGCACTGTGAGGAGTATGGAAGGATGCTACAAGCTGACCCCAATAAGGTCTCTCCAAGGGCTAAGAAAAGAGGCCTTCCTCAGGTAACTCACTTTGGAGGGGCAACATGttaattttttctcatattttatttttgttggtggAAAAAAATCTCTATCTTACATTTAGCAAACATATTCCCTCCCAGGTTTCTTTATGGtatatcaaaaaatacaaatttgtttatgcttcatttttattaaaaaaaacaaacaaactatcagggctggatgtggtgactcacacctgctttgggaggccatcgaggaaggattgcttgaggccagtagttcaagactagcatcgGCTACATaaggagactttgtctctaaaaaaatttttttaataaaagcacatgccagtaatcccagctgctcacaggctaagatgggaagatcacttgagcctaggagtttgaggttgcagtgagctgtgatcacgccactgcactccagcctgggtgacagagcaatcaGGAGCTTgcaaattttcataaaataaataatgaattagaagtgaatgggagaaaaatagaatatatttataaggtttatatgttaaaattatatatatatatatataaacacacacacacacacacacacacacacacacacacacacatactttgaCAGTCTACAAATGGTACCCATGAGATAAGAATATACTAGATATTTGAAATTACAGCTAGTTATGAAGGCTTTGCCACTAATTCACTGTGACACATGGGCATGACTGTCttctctggatctcagtttctTTTAGAAAACTGGGATGGTTAAAACCAGGCAACCTCTAAAGACTCTCCCAGAACTGACATTCTCTGGTTCTCTAAACCGTCTGTTGATATTAGCTCTAGTTGTGGTATATGTTCTTTCAGTTATAGATAACGGTGGATGTCCATGAACTCATaggtgttttaaaaatcatttgaacttggaTCTTGTCTAAGTGTCAACATTCACCAACATTATCCCAAAATTTGACTCTTTATGATGTTTAAAATATCCCATGAACCATTtaaaagcttgatttttttttatgaagcttttttctttaaattaatttgttttactcttaagttctgggatacatgtgttgaacgtgcaagtttgttatataggtatacatgtgccctggtggtttcctgaacctatcaacccgtcatggGGGTTTTAAGACTCACATGCtttaggtgtttgtcctaatgttcccctcttctttccccccatcccccgacaggccccggtgtgtgatgtttccttccctgtgtccatatgttctcattgttcagctcccacttacgagtgagaacatgcagtgtttgtttttctgttgctgtgttttttatatgtgtataccaAGCATATAATGATATAATAAAATTCAGGAGCTAGGCTATGTTATTTTGTTGTGTAGACTATTGTTGTGAACGAGGCACTTGTACagcttaggaatttttttttgttactggAACACTATTTGTTATTTTGCtgttagtttgtttttatctttttggtttttaagtagattaaaacaaaaactagaataAAAACTATCTTATCAGACATTTTTACGTTTGCAGTTGGGGACCCTGGGAGCAGGCAACCATTATGCAGAAATCCAGGTTGTGGATGAGATTTTCAATGAGTACGCTGCTAAGAAAATGGGCATCGACCGTAAGGGACAGGTGTGTGTGATGATCCACAGTGGAAGCAGAGGCCTGGGCCACCAAGTAGCCACAGGTATATTTTAGACTTCATACCAAAATGTGCATTTTatgggcaaccagagagaaattTAAGAGAACAAAAACCCTGAAATATACTGCATGGGTTTTATCCTGAGTCCTCAACAATTAAACACAAATTAACTTCACTGGGCTataactttgtctaaaaaaaaatgagtataataattattttatatgagattaTCATGGAAagttaataatatatgtaaagcacttaaatCGGTGTCTGACAGTAAGCATTCAATGAATGTTAGTTGCAGTTATTGTTACATTTACTCTTAAGAGTTACTATCTGGCCGAGAAAGAGCAAGAACATATTTAAAGAGTGGAATTTATGAAGTAGgcattcatttagcaaatgatgtatgtattatatacctGCTCTGCAGCATTAAGTGTTATGGTGGATTTGCTGAGGAAATAGGCAGATACTTTGTACTCAAATTGTCTCATGAAGTAAAGGTCATgttcatttaaaaggaaaagtaaatattaaaaggTAGCAATTAATAATATAGGGGAGACAAAACACATTTAGGGAAGATTTTGGAGATGGCTTCATGGATCCAGTGTTGAGCTCTGACAGTCCACAGATGGTATCCATGAGATAAGAACAGTTTGGACAATTACACACAAAGAACATTGGTGACAAAAAGGCAGCATGAACAAAAGCAGGAAGCAGAGAAATAATGGATAGGTCCTTTTGGATAGCTTGGAGGATGTGCGAAAGAGTATGCATCAATGAAAAGGTATATAGACACCTGGAAATTGCTATAAGCTTTAAATTTCAAGTTACAGATCAGCCTCTAGTCCATTTTATTGtgtgagaatttaaaaatttgtgcCAGCCTGACCCTTTAGACTATTTAATCTAGCAGATGTGTGAAGTGTGTCGACTAGTATTCCAGAGCATTCTGCTGAGTGCTTCTCTGCACTTTGTCATGAATTTGATTAACCATGGTGGTACCACAATGTATTTTACTACTACTattctcattcattcaaataCTGAGAAAGGAGTAGTTGAGATCATATTGTGGCTATTTGTTTACACATCCCATTCTCTTTCAAGTTCCAAGAGGACAAATGTTGACTTCGTGTCTCACATACTGTCACTGCACTCTTAAAGATTCTCACATTCATCTTGACCGAGCAAACAGAAGAACGCAGAAACAAAGGGAAAGTTGTCTTTCACTTGCTTTTTTGTGGAATGAGTTTGAATGTAGCCTATCTTTCTTCAGTAAATCTGAACTCTTCATTTAAGGGAAACCTAACTGGTTTGGACTTTGCTGCTCTCATTCCAGATGCTCTGGTAGCTATGGAGAAGGCCATGAAGAGAGACAAGATTATAGTCAATGATCGGCAGTTGGCCTGTGCTCGAATCGCTTCCCCAGAGGGTCAAGACTACCTAAAGGGAATGGCAGCAGCTGGGAACTATGCCTGGGTCAACCGCTCTTCCATGACCTTCTTAACCCGTCAGGTAGAGTTGAAGTTGCTTTTCTGTCTGAGTCATTCATGATGAAGTTAAGTGCTTTAAAACATAGTGCAGTTCAATCAAAGcctatggtgtttggttttggtGTCCTCTTAAAGCAAATAGAGTATCAGGCATAAGGAATGAGAGAAGAGAATCAAAATTATTCCTAGAATTTGTCTTGAACAGCACAGAGAATAGGAGTACCATTGACTAAGATTCAGAAGGCTGGGGAAGAAGCAATTTTGAAGGGTGGGATCAAAAGTAGCCAGGCAGCTTTTTAACCAAAGATGAAAATgatgtggtggcatttgcctTGTGGTCTAAAAGACAGCTTTTGTCCTTTACGTAAAGATAATCTTACTGctatttttgaatgtttaaatCTTTCACCCCCTTCAGAACAGACTACCTGAAATCAATAAGATAAGTCACGAAGAGCTGAAGGTAGGTCTGAAGTTCTGGCTGCTTGTAACTTCTACATTTTCTCCTAGGCTTTTGCCAAGGTCTTCAACACAACCCCTGATGACTTGGACCTCCATGTGATCTATGATGTTTCTCACAACATTGCCAAAGTGGAGCAGCATGTGGTGGACGGAAAGGAACGGACACTGTTAGTACACAGGAAGGGATCCACCCGCGCGTTCCCTCCTCACCATCCACTCATTGCTGTTGATTACCAAGTACGTAGCCCTGTGTTTGTGGTTTTAAGCAGTGGGAGTATGATTTAGATTGTTGCAAATCTAAATTACATTTAAACCGAAAAGCAGcaattgtgaaaataaaatattgtgtcACCCAAAACCGAAAAGCAGcaattgtgaaaataaaatattgtgtcACCTGTGAGAACAGTGATTCCCAATCTTCTCTGAAGCAGTAACTCCTCCCCCCATCATTTGTGCTTGCAGTGTCCCCATGTGCTAACTAGAAAGTGCCACATGAAGTATATATTACTCCACTACTGTGAATTGAGGCCTTTGAATTAGTGGAAGACAGGAGTAACTCAGTTACAGAAGACAGTAAACTCAGCCTGTTTCATTCCTCCTATCGTCTTGGTGTCTGGCTGTGGTGGAGTTAGACCCCATAGTCTGCTTgctccttttacagatgagaaacccaGAACAGAAGAAAATCCCTTTCCTCAGGATGGTTGTTCTAGTAACACTTCCCTACACTTTTGGATTTCACTTTGCTCTTACTTTGACTCTTCTGCATTTTTACTGGTCCTCACATTTTCGCTCTTGtcctcttccttcacttctgaattaTCAAAGTACTGTCTTAATAATTGTTTACAAGCTGCATGTTTAGAGGTCTGGGTT from the Callithrix jacchus isolate 240 chromosome 1, calJac240_pri, whole genome shotgun sequence genome contains:
- the RTCB gene encoding RNA-splicing ligase RtcB homolog: MSRNYNDELQFLEKINKNCWRIKKGFVPNMQVEGVFYVNDALEKLMFEELRNACRGGGVGGFLPAMKQIGNVAALPGIVHRSIGLPDVHSGYGFAIGNMAAFDMNDPEAVVSPGGVGFDINCGVRLLRTNLDESDVQPVKEQLAQAMFDHIPVGVGSKGVIPMNAKDLEEALEMGVDWSLREGYAWAEDKEHCEEYGRMLQADPNKVSPRAKKRGLPQLGTLGAGNHYAEIQVVDEIFNEYAAKKMGIDRKGQVCVMIHSGSRGLGHQVATDALVAMEKAMKRDKIIVNDRQLACARIASPEGQDYLKGMAAAGNYAWVNRSSMTFLTRQAFAKVFNTTPDDLDLHVIYDVSHNIAKVEQHVVDGKERTLLVHRKGSTRAFPPHHPLIAVDYQLTGQPVLIGGTMGTCSYVLTGTEQGMTETFGTTCHGAGRALSRAKSRRNLDFQDVLDKLADMGIAIRVASPKLVMEEAPESYKNVTDVVNTCHDAGISKKAIKLRPIAVIKG